One Mesorhizobium sp. L-2-11 genomic region harbors:
- a CDS encoding F0F1 ATP synthase subunit epsilon, translating into MPEAFKFELVSPERLLVSEQVESVVIPGAEGEMTVMARHAPVMTTIKPGVVTVNTAEGKAERYVVFGGFADIVPAGCTLLAESAVAVGDIDRADLARRIQEAREDVADAKDDETRSKAEQFLSQLTTLEGAVLPA; encoded by the coding sequence ATGCCTGAAGCTTTCAAGTTCGAACTGGTCTCGCCGGAGCGCCTGCTGGTTTCCGAGCAGGTCGAATCCGTCGTCATTCCGGGCGCCGAAGGCGAAATGACCGTCATGGCCCGTCATGCGCCGGTCATGACCACGATCAAGCCCGGCGTCGTCACGGTGAACACCGCGGAAGGCAAGGCGGAACGCTACGTCGTGTTCGGCGGCTTCGCCGACATCGTTCCGGCCGGCTGCACGCTGCTGGCAGAATCGGCGGTAGCCGTCGGCGACATCGATCGCGCCGACCTCGCCCGCCGTATCCAGGAAGCCAGGGAAGACGTCGCCGACGCCAAGGACGACGAGACCCGCAGCAAGGCCGAGCAGTTCCTTAGCCAGCTCACCACACTCGAAGGCGCCGTCCTGCCGGCATAG
- a CDS encoding mannitol dehydrogenase family protein, whose product MTARRLSNSRRQALPASVAVPGYDRNRVVPGIIHLGVGAFHRAHQAAYVDDCLAAGDTDWGIVGVSLRSADTRDALAPQDGLYTLAVRSSDSESLRVVGSILSMLVAPEDPGAVLAALTDPRTAIVTLTITEKAYLRAAGGGLDTAHPDIVHDLANPQMPRTAHGFLAEALARRRVAGIQPFTVLCCDNLPANGATLHRLLVEFAALRGTDLARHIADQVAFPSSMVDRIVPATTDADRARISGQLGVEDAWPVMTEPFCQWVVEDDFPAGRPDWERFGVTMVGDVGPFEDMKLRLLNGSHSAIAYLGLLSGYETVDRAFANPAIRQFVDGLWAEAITTLPKDVGLDTADYTDQLAKRYSNTALAHRTAQIANDGSQKLPQRIIASAMERMSGGAPPAYLMLVVAAWIAACEARGKSLPENHFTDPLDLALAALDTRHLSAGEAVAAVFDLAGFAKDGAERLTLIDLAAAHLEHLRQGGVAAAFAALGIASE is encoded by the coding sequence ATGACAGCCAGACGCCTTTCCAACAGCAGGCGGCAGGCATTGCCGGCCTCGGTCGCCGTCCCCGGCTACGACCGCAACCGCGTCGTGCCCGGCATCATCCATCTCGGCGTCGGCGCATTCCACCGCGCCCATCAGGCAGCCTATGTCGACGACTGCTTGGCGGCGGGAGACACGGATTGGGGCATTGTTGGCGTCTCGCTGCGCAGCGCCGACACACGCGATGCGCTGGCGCCGCAGGACGGGCTCTACACGCTGGCGGTCAGGAGCAGCGACAGCGAAAGCCTGCGCGTCGTCGGCTCGATCCTGTCGATGCTGGTGGCCCCGGAAGATCCTGGTGCAGTGCTGGCCGCGCTGACCGATCCGCGCACCGCCATCGTCACGCTGACGATCACCGAAAAAGCCTATCTCAGGGCGGCGGGTGGCGGACTGGACACAGCCCATCCCGACATCGTCCACGATTTGGCCAACCCGCAAATGCCGCGAACGGCGCATGGTTTTCTGGCCGAAGCGCTTGCGCGCCGCCGGGTCGCCGGTATCCAGCCATTCACCGTGCTGTGCTGTGACAATCTCCCGGCCAACGGCGCCACGCTGCACCGGCTGCTGGTCGAATTTGCCGCTTTGCGCGGCACCGATCTCGCCCGCCATATCGCCGACCAGGTGGCGTTTCCGTCGAGCATGGTCGATCGCATCGTGCCGGCGACCACCGATGCCGACCGGGCACGGATATCAGGCCAGCTCGGCGTCGAAGACGCCTGGCCTGTCATGACCGAGCCGTTCTGCCAATGGGTGGTCGAAGACGATTTCCCGGCGGGCAGGCCGGACTGGGAAAGGTTCGGCGTCACCATGGTCGGTGACGTCGGGCCGTTCGAAGACATGAAGCTGCGCCTGCTCAACGGCTCGCATTCGGCGATCGCCTATCTTGGCCTGCTCAGCGGCTATGAGACGGTCGACCGCGCCTTCGCCAATCCGGCGATCCGGCAATTCGTCGACGGATTGTGGGCCGAGGCGATCACGACGCTGCCGAAGGATGTCGGGCTCGACACGGCCGACTACACGGACCAGCTCGCCAAGCGCTATTCGAACACCGCGCTCGCCCATCGGACGGCGCAGATTGCCAATGATGGCAGCCAGAAGCTGCCGCAGCGCATCATTGCCTCGGCCATGGAGCGGATGAGCGGCGGTGCCCCGCCCGCTTATCTGATGCTGGTGGTAGCCGCCTGGATCGCCGCTTGCGAGGCGCGCGGCAAATCCTTGCCGGAAAACCATTTCACCGATCCGCTCGACTTGGCCCTGGCTGCGCTCGACACGCGGCATCTGTCGGCTGGCGAAGCGGTGGCGGCGGTGTTCGACCTGGCCGGCTTCGCCAAGGACGGTGCTGAGCGCTTGACGCTGATCGACCTCGCCGCCGCCCATCTCGAACACCTGCGCCAGGGCGGTGTGGCTGCTGCTTTCGCAGCGCTGGGCATTGCAAGCGAATGA
- the uxaC gene encoding glucuronate isomerase, with the protein MAALTDPDLLFPSEGRPLSLARDLYAAVKDLPIVSPHGHTDPRWYALNEAFSDPAQLLVVPDHYIFRMLFSQGVRLEDLGVPTLDGSPVETDGRTIWRRFAEHYYLFRGTPTRLWFDHVLAHLFGIEEPLTAATADRHYDTISTLLQWENFRPRALFERFNIEVIATTEGALDDLGWHQMIRDSGWEGRVVTAYRPDAVVDPDFEGFSANLDRLGDITGCDTGTWAGYLDAHRQRRAFFKSFGATASDHGHPTAETANLSDAAAQELFSRIRRGSDDERERKLFRAQMLTEMAKMSRDDGLVLQIHPGSWRNHSPAVFQKFGRDKGFDIPARTDYVTALKPLLDCVGLERDLTIILFTLDESSYARELAPLAGVYPALKLGPAWWFHDSPEGMRRFREMTTETAGFYNTVGFNDDTRAFPSIPARHDVARRVDCAFLARLVAEHRLREDEAHELAQELAYTLATKAYRL; encoded by the coding sequence GTGGCCGCATTGACCGATCCGGATCTGCTGTTTCCGTCGGAGGGGCGTCCGCTCTCGCTTGCCCGCGATCTTTACGCAGCTGTCAAGGATCTGCCGATCGTCAGCCCGCACGGCCACACCGATCCGCGCTGGTATGCCCTCAACGAGGCGTTTTCCGATCCAGCGCAATTGCTTGTTGTGCCGGACCATTACATCTTCCGCATGCTGTTCAGCCAGGGCGTCCGGCTCGAGGACCTTGGTGTGCCAACGCTCGACGGCTCACCGGTGGAGACTGACGGCAGGACGATCTGGCGGCGCTTCGCCGAGCACTATTATCTGTTCCGCGGCACGCCGACGCGGCTGTGGTTCGACCATGTGCTGGCCCATCTGTTCGGCATCGAAGAGCCGCTGACGGCGGCAACCGCCGACCGCCATTACGACACGATCTCGACCTTGCTGCAGTGGGAGAATTTTCGCCCGCGAGCGTTGTTCGAGCGCTTCAACATTGAAGTCATCGCGACGACCGAAGGCGCGCTCGACGATCTCGGTTGGCACCAGATGATCCGCGACAGCGGTTGGGAGGGCCGCGTCGTCACCGCGTACCGGCCGGACGCCGTCGTCGACCCCGATTTCGAAGGCTTTTCGGCTAATCTCGATCGGCTCGGCGACATCACTGGCTGCGATACCGGCACGTGGGCCGGCTATCTCGATGCGCATCGCCAGAGAAGGGCGTTCTTCAAAAGTTTCGGCGCGACTGCGTCGGATCACGGCCATCCGACGGCGGAAACCGCCAATCTGTCGGATGCCGCCGCGCAGGAGCTGTTCAGCCGCATCCGCCGGGGCTCGGACGACGAGCGCGAGCGAAAACTGTTTCGCGCCCAGATGCTGACCGAGATGGCCAAGATGAGCCGCGACGATGGCCTGGTGCTGCAGATCCATCCCGGCTCCTGGCGCAATCATTCGCCTGCCGTCTTCCAGAAGTTCGGCAGGGACAAGGGCTTCGATATCCCGGCCAGGACCGACTATGTCACGGCGCTGAAGCCGCTGCTCGACTGCGTCGGGCTGGAGCGCGACCTTACAATCATCCTCTTTACGCTCGACGAGAGCAGCTATGCGCGCGAACTGGCGCCGCTCGCCGGCGTCTATCCGGCGCTGAAACTCGGGCCGGCCTGGTGGTTCCACGACAGCCCGGAGGGCATGCGCCGGTTCCGCGAGATGACCACCGAGACGGCAGGCTTCTATAACACCGTCGGCTTCAACGACGACACCCGCGCTTTTCCATCCATCCCGGCCCGCCACGACGTGGCGCGTCGGGTCGATTGCGCCTTTCTTGCGCGTCTCGTCGCCGAGCACCGGCTCCGCGAGGACGAGGCGCATGAATTGGCGCAGGAACTTGCCTATACGCTCGCAACAAAGGCGTACCGGCTCTAA
- a CDS encoding TRAP transporter substrate-binding protein gives MLHFSRLAGAALLAAALMAGTASAQTVLRSSDTHPDGYPTVEAVKYFGELVKERTAGRYSVDVYHSAQLGEEKDTIEQVRSGVIDLNRVSMAPFNGLIPETTVPSLPYIFRSEDHMHKVMDGPVGDQIAAAFEQVGLVLLAFYDGGARSFYNSKKPINSVADMAGMKFRVIQSDIFVDMVAALGANATPMPYGEVYSAIETGVIDGAENNFPSYDTAKHAEVAKFYSLDEHTMVPEAFVMAKSSWDKLTPEDQAIFKAAAKESVAKQRELWAAKVKESRAKVEAAGSQITTPDKQPFIDAMGPVYEKHVKDDKLKAMVEAIKAVQ, from the coding sequence ATGCTGCATTTTTCTAGACTGGCGGGAGCTGCGCTACTGGCCGCCGCGCTGATGGCCGGAACGGCAAGCGCCCAGACGGTCCTGCGCTCGTCCGACACCCATCCGGACGGCTATCCGACGGTCGAGGCGGTCAAATATTTCGGCGAGCTTGTCAAGGAGCGCACGGCTGGCCGCTATTCGGTCGATGTCTATCATTCCGCGCAGCTCGGCGAGGAAAAGGACACGATCGAGCAGGTGCGCTCGGGCGTGATCGACCTCAACCGCGTCTCGATGGCGCCGTTCAACGGACTCATCCCCGAAACCACCGTGCCTTCGCTGCCCTACATCTTCCGCTCGGAAGACCATATGCACAAGGTCATGGACGGACCGGTCGGCGACCAGATAGCGGCGGCGTTCGAACAGGTCGGGCTGGTGCTGCTCGCCTTTTATGACGGCGGCGCGCGCTCCTTTTACAATTCGAAGAAGCCGATCAACTCTGTCGCCGATATGGCCGGCATGAAATTCCGCGTCATCCAGTCCGACATCTTCGTCGACATGGTGGCCGCACTCGGCGCCAACGCGACGCCGATGCCGTATGGCGAGGTCTATTCGGCGATCGAAACCGGGGTCATCGACGGCGCGGAGAACAATTTTCCGAGCTACGACACCGCCAAGCATGCCGAAGTCGCCAAGTTCTATTCGCTCGACGAGCACACGATGGTGCCGGAAGCCTTCGTCATGGCGAAGTCGAGCTGGGACAAGCTGACGCCGGAAGACCAGGCGATCTTCAAGGCGGCCGCCAAGGAAAGCGTCGCCAAGCAGCGTGAGCTGTGGGCCGCCAAGGTCAAGGAATCGCGTGCCAAGGTCGAGGCGGCCGGTTCGCAGATCACGACCCCGGACAAGCAGCCCTTCATCGATGCGATGGGCCCGGTCTACGAAAAGCACGTCAAGGACGACAAGCTGAAGGCGATGGTCGAGGCGATCAAAGCCGTGCAGTGA
- a CDS encoding TRAP transporter small permease: protein MSRVSTAALWIAGIGLVLMTAFVAWQVFGRYVLNRSPSWTEQGSVMLMSWFIFLGAAVGVRENYHLGFDVLLYVLPKGGKRWLRMISDLVALAFGIGMIWYGSQLVALTWNATLPSLGISGGWDYVPLVAGGALIVLFTLERIVLRLSGAPIDDALDELPPAEVAAELDTANVKV, encoded by the coding sequence ATGTCACGCGTCAGCACGGCGGCGCTGTGGATCGCCGGCATCGGACTGGTGCTGATGACCGCCTTCGTCGCCTGGCAGGTGTTCGGCCGCTATGTTCTGAACCGCTCGCCGAGCTGGACCGAGCAGGGCTCGGTGATGCTGATGAGCTGGTTCATTTTCCTCGGCGCTGCCGTCGGGGTGCGCGAGAACTATCACCTCGGCTTCGACGTCCTGCTCTACGTGCTGCCGAAGGGCGGCAAGCGTTGGCTGAGGATGATCTCGGATCTCGTCGCGCTCGCCTTCGGCATCGGCATGATCTGGTATGGCAGCCAGCTGGTCGCATTGACCTGGAACGCAACCTTGCCGTCGCTCGGCATATCGGGGGGTTGGGACTACGTCCCGCTTGTCGCGGGAGGCGCGCTCATCGTGCTGTTTACGCTGGAGCGCATCGTGCTTCGCCTTTCCGGTGCGCCGATCGACGATGCGCTCGACGAATTGCCGCCGGCGGAAGTCGCAGCCGAACTCGACACAGCCAACGTGAAGGTCTGA
- a CDS encoding TRAP transporter large permease, translating into MELWILFGVFTVLMLIGTPIAFCLGVASFATVLYIGLPPLIVFQRLNSGMSVFSLLAIPFFIYAGDLMVRGGIASKIVAFAGSLVGHMRGGLGQVNIATATLFGGISGSAVAEAAAVGGLMIPQMKARGYGADYAVNVTSMAALIALLLPPSHNMIIYSISAGGKISIADLFTAGIIPGLLLALALMITAYFVARSRGYPTEPFPGFAAVAHLLAVAVPGLLLIAIIFGGVRSGVFTATESSCIAVIYALLVTVLVYRQMTWEGFVQATHGAVRTTAMVLLIIGMAAAFSWLMAFLKVPAALIASMNAISEDPLVVLLLLNLLMLFLGTFMDMGPTIIICTPIFLPVAQAYGVDPVHFGVIMILNFGIGLNTPPVGAVQFVACAVGKISVWEAMRSIWPFYGAGLVVLGLVTYIPAISLWLPSVFK; encoded by the coding sequence ATGGAACTCTGGATACTCTTCGGCGTCTTCACCGTCCTGATGCTCATCGGCACGCCGATCGCTTTCTGCCTCGGCGTCGCAAGCTTTGCCACCGTCCTCTACATAGGCCTTCCGCCGCTCATCGTGTTCCAGCGCCTGAATTCCGGCATGAGCGTCTTTTCGCTGCTGGCCATTCCGTTTTTCATCTACGCCGGCGACCTGATGGTGCGCGGCGGCATCGCCAGCAAGATCGTTGCCTTCGCCGGCTCGCTCGTCGGCCACATGCGCGGCGGCCTCGGGCAGGTCAACATCGCCACCGCTACACTGTTCGGCGGCATTTCGGGCTCCGCGGTGGCGGAGGCAGCGGCGGTCGGCGGCTTGATGATCCCGCAGATGAAGGCGCGTGGCTATGGAGCGGATTACGCCGTCAACGTCACGTCGATGGCGGCGCTGATCGCGCTGCTCCTACCGCCGTCGCACAACATGATCATCTACTCGATCTCGGCAGGCGGAAAGATCTCCATTGCCGACCTGTTCACGGCCGGCATCATCCCGGGCCTGCTGTTGGCGCTGGCACTGATGATCACCGCCTACTTCGTGGCGCGCTCTCGCGGTTATCCGACCGAGCCGTTTCCGGGCTTCGCCGCCGTCGCGCATCTCTTGGCTGTCGCGGTGCCAGGCTTGCTTTTGATTGCGATCATCTTCGGCGGCGTGCGATCGGGCGTTTTCACGGCCACCGAGAGTTCCTGCATCGCCGTCATCTATGCGTTGCTCGTGACTGTCCTGGTTTACCGGCAGATGACCTGGGAGGGTTTCGTTCAAGCCACCCATGGCGCCGTGCGCACCACGGCCATGGTGCTGCTCATCATCGGCATGGCAGCGGCGTTCTCGTGGCTGATGGCCTTCCTGAAAGTGCCGGCAGCGCTGATAGCCTCGATGAACGCGATCTCGGAGGATCCGCTGGTCGTGCTGCTCCTGCTCAACCTCCTGATGCTGTTCCTGGGCACCTTCATGGACATGGGGCCGACGATCATCATCTGCACGCCGATCTTCCTGCCCGTGGCGCAGGCCTACGGCGTCGATCCGGTGCATTTCGGTGTCATCATGATCCTCAATTTCGGCATCGGGCTGAACACCCCGCCGGTCGGCGCAGTGCAGTTCGTGGCGTGCGCAGTGGGCAAGATATCCGTCTGGGAAGCGATGCGCTCAATCTGGCCGTTCTATGGGGCCGGCCTCGTGGTGCTGGGGCTCGTCACTTACATTCCGGCCATCTCGCTATGGTTGCCGAGCGTCTTCAAATAG
- a CDS encoding FadR/GntR family transcriptional regulator — translation MASDMAISLKVERKPKLSETVVAAIRKQLQAGEIPPGQKLPTEGQLTETFGVSRTVIREALAKLAADGLVEPRQGAGVFVTEHISTMFGTLAADIGSKDSIALNVLEVRLAIEIESAGLAAIRRNAAQEAAIQEAFFEFERLLLNSEPTGPADLAFHRAIASATNNPFYVEMLDVLGRRAIPCDVTSPWSTELAQSDAYQRGLQGEHLVILNAIMTGDAESAREAMRAHLSASQQRYRERLHARQIFYADSVKAAATE, via the coding sequence ATGGCATCGGATATGGCGATCAGCCTGAAGGTCGAACGCAAGCCCAAGCTGTCGGAGACCGTGGTCGCGGCGATCCGCAAGCAGTTGCAGGCGGGCGAGATCCCACCGGGTCAAAAGTTGCCGACCGAGGGCCAACTGACCGAAACCTTCGGGGTCAGCCGCACCGTCATCCGCGAGGCGCTGGCCAAGCTTGCCGCCGACGGGCTGGTCGAGCCGCGCCAGGGCGCCGGGGTCTTCGTCACCGAGCATATCTCGACGATGTTCGGCACGCTGGCTGCCGACATCGGCAGCAAGGATTCGATCGCGCTCAACGTGCTCGAAGTCAGGTTGGCGATCGAGATCGAATCCGCCGGGCTGGCCGCTATCCGTCGCAATGCCGCGCAGGAAGCAGCGATCCAGGAAGCGTTCTTCGAGTTCGAGCGGCTGCTGTTGAACAGCGAGCCGACAGGTCCGGCCGACCTTGCCTTCCACCGGGCGATCGCCAGCGCCACCAACAATCCGTTTTATGTCGAGATGCTCGACGTGCTCGGCCGGCGCGCCATTCCTTGCGACGTGACATCGCCGTGGTCGACCGAGCTCGCCCAATCCGACGCCTATCAGCGCGGCCTGCAGGGTGAGCATCTGGTGATCCTGAATGCCATTATGACGGGCGATGCCGAGTCCGCGCGCGAAGCGATGCGCGCGCATCTCAGCGCCAGCCAGCAGCGCTATCGCGAGCGCCTGCACGCACGTCAGATTTTTTATGCCGATTCGGTCAAGGCCGCGGCAACCGAATGA
- the kduI gene encoding 5-dehydro-4-deoxy-D-glucuronate isomerase has product MNHTDNHFTSRFAIDPVTAAAMGTDELRHNFLIEGLFQLGRIGLTYTHYDRMIVGGAMPAGTPLPLQAIKPTGTKNFLDRREMIAVNIGGAGIVKAGGQSYELQPRDMLYLGMGANEVSFASVNPAEPAKFYLLSAPAHQSHPSQLIRIGDAKRLDLGSQATCNERSIFQFIHAGGVKTCQLVVGMTQLAPGSVWNTMPCHVHDRRMEAYLYFDLPETARVFHFMGEPDETRHLVMRNEEAVLSPGWSIHSGAGTSNYAFIWAMAGDNVDYTDVDPVAMEELR; this is encoded by the coding sequence ATGAATCACACTGACAACCACTTCACCTCCCGCTTCGCCATCGACCCTGTCACCGCCGCGGCGATGGGGACGGACGAACTCCGTCACAATTTCCTGATCGAAGGCTTGTTCCAGCTCGGCCGCATCGGCCTGACCTATACGCATTACGACCGCATGATCGTCGGCGGCGCCATGCCTGCCGGAACACCGCTTCCGCTGCAGGCGATCAAGCCGACCGGGACAAAGAACTTTCTCGATCGCCGCGAAATGATCGCCGTCAACATCGGCGGCGCCGGCATCGTTAAGGCCGGCGGCCAGTCCTACGAGCTGCAGCCGCGCGACATGCTGTATCTCGGCATGGGCGCCAATGAGGTCTCGTTCGCCTCAGTCAACCCAGCCGAGCCGGCCAAATTCTATTTGCTCAGCGCGCCGGCGCATCAGAGCCATCCAAGCCAGCTGATCCGCATCGGCGATGCCAAGCGGCTCGATCTCGGCAGCCAGGCGACCTGCAACGAGCGCTCGATCTTCCAGTTCATCCATGCCGGAGGCGTGAAAACCTGCCAGCTCGTCGTCGGCATGACCCAGCTCGCCCCAGGCTCGGTCTGGAACACCATGCCGTGCCATGTGCATGACCGGCGCATGGAGGCCTATCTCTATTTCGACCTGCCGGAGACGGCGCGGGTGTTTCATTTCATGGGCGAGCCGGACGAGACGCGCCATCTCGTCATGCGCAACGAGGAGGCGGTGCTGTCGCCGGGATGGTCGATCCATTCGGGAGCCGGCACCTCCAATTACGCCTTCATCTGGGCGATGGCCGGCGACAATGTCGACTATACCGATGTCGACCCGGTAGCGATGGAAGAGCTGCGATGA
- the kduD gene encoding 2-dehydro-3-deoxy-D-gluconate 5-dehydrogenase KduD, whose translation MSDFSAFSLAGKRILVTGANTGIGQGIALSIARAGGAVVGVGRSAMDETAEKIAAAGGGFEAVRCDLADHAAAQAMLDRVWDQTGPLDGLVNNAGIIRRADAVDLTQADWDDVIDVNLKTVFFLSQSFARRVLADPERRGKIVNIASVLSFQGGIRVASYTASKHGVLGITRLLACEWASKGINVNSIAPGYIETNNTEALRADPDRNTAILARIPAGRWGGPEDIGDAAVFLLAPASNYMHGAVVPVDGGWLAR comes from the coding sequence ATGAGCGACTTCTCGGCTTTCAGCCTGGCCGGCAAGCGCATTCTCGTCACCGGCGCCAACACCGGAATCGGCCAGGGCATCGCCCTATCGATCGCGCGGGCCGGTGGTGCAGTGGTCGGCGTCGGCCGCTCTGCAATGGATGAGACTGCGGAAAAGATCGCCGCGGCGGGCGGCGGCTTCGAGGCGGTGCGCTGCGATCTTGCCGACCACGCAGCCGCCCAGGCGATGCTCGATCGCGTCTGGGACCAAACCGGGCCGCTCGACGGGCTAGTCAACAATGCCGGGATCATCCGGCGTGCCGACGCCGTCGATTTGACGCAGGCCGATTGGGACGACGTCATAGACGTCAATCTGAAGACGGTGTTTTTTCTCAGCCAGAGCTTTGCCCGGCGCGTGCTTGCCGATCCGGAACGGCGCGGCAAGATCGTCAACATCGCCTCGGTGCTGAGCTTCCAGGGTGGCATCCGCGTCGCCTCCTATACCGCCTCGAAACATGGCGTGCTCGGCATCACCCGGTTGCTCGCCTGCGAATGGGCGTCGAAAGGCATCAACGTCAACAGCATTGCGCCCGGCTACATCGAGACCAACAACACCGAGGCGCTTCGTGCCGACCCTGACCGCAATACGGCCATTCTGGCGCGCATTCCGGCCGGACGCTGGGGCGGACCGGAAGACATCGGCGACGCGGCCGTCTTCCTGCTGGCGCCGGCGTCAAACTACATGCATGGCGCGGTGGTGCCGGTGGACGGCGGCTGGCTGGCGCGATGA
- a CDS encoding cupin domain-containing protein: MTGTKIFSHAGEGAWSPTPDGNRRRVLLHTGELMMVEFGFDKGGVGALHSHPHVQASYVAEGRFEVTIDGRTEILETGSSFIVPSNLVHGVKALEAGRLVDSFTPHRADFLV; the protein is encoded by the coding sequence ATGACCGGAACGAAGATCTTTTCGCATGCCGGCGAGGGCGCGTGGTCGCCGACCCCGGATGGTAACCGCAGGCGTGTGCTGCTGCACACGGGCGAATTGATGATGGTCGAGTTCGGTTTCGACAAGGGCGGTGTCGGCGCGCTGCATTCGCACCCGCACGTCCAGGCGAGCTATGTCGCCGAAGGTCGCTTCGAGGTCACCATCGACGGCAGGACCGAGATCCTGGAAACGGGAAGCAGCTTCATCGTCCCTTCCAATCTGGTCCACGGCGTCAAGGCGCTCGAGGCCGGCCGCCTCGTCGACAGTTTTACCCCGCATCGCGCCGATTTCCTCGTCTGA
- a CDS encoding DUF1186 domain-containing protein, which yields MSKRSASLRPSAQVFAVHATDGLLKGSRSVVDLPSTNDSEDAMKKQELESVLGRGGPGFDLGPIEDQLHDLANDRQFPDVAIAHCIARIEESAPALRAILTRAAEGEHLSREDEMRLLRGIYILGGGRDTGTFGPLLRLLRRPGRELDDLLGDVVTESMARIVAGVFDGDADALFSLVSDRSVDEYVRDAVLGAATFLTWEGRIERDRMRDFLERFHTERLAGDDNFAWIAWLEAIARLGLRDLASLVYSAWDDGRIPEGIIDRSDFEDDLLVAEQRPNDIDRFERVGLGYIDDVIEALEWTSHLEYFSKEDLQSPLPEQTWLDDLPSLTAPVTNPWRHVGRNDPCPCGSGKKAKKCCLAN from the coding sequence TTGTCGAAGCGATCCGCGAGTCTGAGACCTTCTGCACAGGTATTTGCCGTTCATGCGACGGATGGACTGTTGAAAGGCAGTCGGTCTGTCGTAGATTTGCCAAGCACGAACGACAGCGAGGATGCCATGAAGAAGCAAGAGCTGGAATCCGTCCTTGGCCGTGGCGGGCCCGGCTTCGATCTTGGTCCGATCGAAGATCAACTGCATGACCTGGCAAACGACCGGCAATTTCCGGACGTCGCAATCGCTCACTGCATCGCAAGGATTGAAGAATCCGCTCCCGCGCTGCGGGCGATCCTCACAAGAGCGGCCGAAGGAGAGCATCTGTCACGGGAAGATGAGATGCGGCTCTTGCGAGGCATTTACATTCTGGGCGGCGGTCGCGACACTGGAACGTTCGGACCGTTGCTGCGCCTGCTGCGCCGGCCGGGACGCGAGCTCGATGACCTGCTCGGCGACGTGGTGACCGAGAGCATGGCGCGTATCGTCGCCGGCGTATTTGATGGCGACGCCGACGCATTGTTCAGCTTGGTCAGCGACCGCTCTGTCGATGAATACGTCCGCGACGCAGTTTTGGGCGCAGCGACCTTCCTGACCTGGGAAGGCCGCATCGAGCGTGACCGAATGCGAGATTTTCTCGAGCGATTCCACACCGAGAGGCTGGCCGGTGACGACAATTTCGCCTGGATCGCCTGGCTGGAGGCAATCGCCCGGCTTGGTTTGCGCGATCTGGCGTCGCTTGTTTACAGCGCATGGGACGACGGCCGCATCCCCGAAGGGATAATCGACCGCAGTGATTTCGAAGACGATCTCCTGGTCGCCGAGCAACGCCCGAACGACATCGATCGATTCGAGCGCGTCGGTCTCGGCTATATCGACGATGTGATTGAAGCGCTGGAATGGACCAGCCACCTTGAGTATTTTAGCAAGGAAGATTTGCAATCGCCCTTGCCGGAACAAACTTGGCTTGACGACCTGCCGAGCCTGACAGCGCCGGTCACAAACCCTTGGCGCCATGTCGGACGAAATGATCCATGTCCCTGTGGAAGCGGCAAGAAAGCGAAGAAATGCTGTCTCGCAAACTGA